In Clostridia bacterium, a single window of DNA contains:
- the adhE gene encoding bifunctional acetaldehyde-CoA/alcohol dehydrogenase translates to MSKNERVPIDSVEALEAAIARIREAQRVFSAYTQEQVDRIFAAAASAANKARLPLAKQAVAETGMGVVEDKVIKNNYAAEYIYNAYKDTRTCGVIERDPAFGITRVAEPLGVVAAVIPTTNPTSTAIFKCLIALKTRNAIIISPHPRAKNCTAEAARLIREAAEAAGAPKGVIDWIDAPSLDMTNLLMKEADIILATGGPGMVKAAYSSGKPAIGVGAGNTPAVIDESADVILAVNSIIHSKTFDNGMICASEQSVIVHKKVYTAVKDEFARRGCYFLKGGELEKVRKTIIINGSLNAKIVGQSAFTIASLAGVKVPEGAKILIGEVESVELSEEFAHEKLSPVLAMYKAENLEDAFAKAERLIADGGYGHTSSIYLDETACRDRLDAFAARMKTCRVLVNTPSSHGGIGDLYNFKLAPSLTLGCGSWGGNSVSENVGVKHLLNIKTVAERRENMLWFRAPEKVYIKKGCTPVALDELKNTLGRKRAFIVTDAFLYEHGFTKPVTDKLDELGLAHATFFNVAPDPTLASAKEGAAQMSAFKPDCIIAIGGGSAMDAAKIMWVLYEHPEADFMDMAMRFIDIRKRVYTFPKMGEKAYFIAIPTSAGTGSEVTPFAVITDETTGVKYPLADYELLPNMAIIDTDFHMSAPKGLTAASGIDAVTHALEAYASVMATDYTDGLAKQALQVIFKYLPRAYDDGQNDVEAREKMANAATMAGMAFANAFLGVCHSMAHKLGAFHHIAHGVANALMIEEVLRFNSAEAPAKMGTFPQYGHPHALARYAEIADALGLGGSNDSEKLENLIAAVNALKARVGIKPTIRDYGIDEKDFLDRLDEMTEQAFDDQCTGANPRYPLMSEIKQMYLNAYYGRHFTEKETPGAKKPARRAKA, encoded by the coding sequence ATGAGCAAGAACGAAAGAGTTCCCATAGACAGCGTCGAGGCGCTGGAGGCAGCGATAGCGCGTATCAGAGAAGCGCAGCGCGTCTTCTCGGCCTACACGCAGGAGCAGGTCGACAGGATATTCGCCGCCGCCGCTTCCGCCGCGAACAAGGCGCGGCTGCCGCTCGCGAAGCAGGCGGTCGCGGAGACCGGAATGGGCGTCGTTGAAGACAAGGTCATCAAAAACAATTACGCCGCCGAATACATCTATAACGCATATAAGGACACCCGTACCTGCGGCGTTATCGAGCGCGACCCCGCCTTCGGGATCACGCGCGTCGCCGAGCCGCTCGGCGTCGTCGCCGCGGTCATCCCCACCACGAATCCGACCTCGACGGCGATTTTCAAATGCCTGATCGCGCTGAAAACGCGCAACGCGATAATCATCAGCCCGCATCCGCGCGCGAAGAACTGCACTGCCGAGGCGGCGCGCCTCATCCGCGAAGCCGCGGAAGCCGCCGGCGCTCCGAAGGGCGTCATCGACTGGATCGACGCGCCGAGTCTGGATATGACCAACCTGCTGATGAAGGAGGCGGACATCATCCTCGCCACCGGCGGCCCCGGAATGGTCAAGGCGGCGTATTCCTCCGGCAAGCCCGCGATCGGAGTCGGCGCCGGAAACACACCCGCGGTCATCGACGAGAGCGCGGACGTTATCCTCGCGGTCAATTCCATCATCCACTCAAAGACCTTCGACAACGGAATGATCTGCGCCTCCGAGCAGTCGGTCATCGTTCACAAAAAGGTCTACACCGCGGTCAAGGATGAATTCGCGCGCCGCGGCTGCTACTTCCTCAAGGGCGGCGAGCTCGAAAAGGTCAGAAAGACGATCATCATCAACGGCTCGCTGAACGCCAAAATCGTCGGACAGAGCGCCTTCACGATCGCATCTCTCGCCGGAGTCAAGGTGCCGGAGGGCGCGAAAATACTCATAGGCGAGGTCGAAAGCGTCGAGCTTTCGGAAGAATTCGCGCACGAAAAGCTCTCGCCGGTGCTCGCGATGTATAAGGCGGAAAACCTCGAGGACGCCTTCGCGAAGGCGGAACGCCTCATCGCCGACGGCGGCTACGGCCACACCTCCTCGATCTATCTCGACGAAACCGCCTGCCGCGACCGGCTCGACGCCTTCGCTGCGAGGATGAAGACCTGCCGCGTGCTCGTCAACACCCCCTCCTCGCACGGCGGGATCGGCGACCTTTACAACTTCAAGCTCGCGCCTTCGCTTACGCTCGGATGCGGCTCCTGGGGCGGCAACAGCGTCAGCGAAAACGTCGGCGTCAAGCACCTGCTGAATATCAAGACCGTCGCCGAAAGGAGAGAGAATATGCTTTGGTTCAGAGCTCCCGAAAAGGTTTATATCAAAAAAGGCTGCACGCCCGTCGCGCTTGACGAGCTCAAAAACACGCTCGGCAGAAAGCGCGCCTTCATCGTGACCGACGCTTTCCTCTACGAGCACGGCTTCACCAAACCCGTGACCGACAAGCTCGACGAGCTCGGCCTTGCGCACGCGACCTTCTTCAACGTCGCGCCCGATCCGACACTCGCGAGCGCAAAGGAGGGCGCCGCGCAGATGAGCGCCTTCAAGCCCGACTGCATAATCGCGATCGGCGGCGGCTCCGCGATGGACGCCGCTAAGATAATGTGGGTGCTCTACGAGCATCCGGAAGCCGACTTCATGGATATGGCGATGCGCTTCATCGACATACGCAAGCGCGTTTACACCTTCCCGAAGATGGGCGAAAAGGCGTATTTCATCGCGATCCCGACCTCCGCAGGCACCGGCTCCGAGGTCACTCCCTTCGCCGTCATCACCGACGAAACGACGGGAGTCAAATACCCGCTCGCGGACTATGAACTGCTGCCGAATATGGCGATAATCGACACCGATTTCCACATGAGCGCTCCTAAGGGACTGACCGCCGCCTCCGGCATCGACGCGGTCACGCACGCGCTCGAGGCGTACGCCTCCGTTATGGCGACCGACTACACGGACGGCCTTGCGAAGCAGGCGCTGCAGGTCATATTCAAGTACCTGCCCCGCGCTTACGACGACGGGCAGAACGACGTAGAGGCCCGCGAAAAGATGGCCAACGCCGCGACGATGGCGGGAATGGCGTTCGCCAACGCCTTCCTCGGCGTATGCCATTCGATGGCGCACAAGCTCGGCGCGTTCCACCATATCGCGCACGGCGTCGCAAACGCGCTGATGATAGAAGAGGTGCTCCGCTTCAACTCCGCCGAGGCGCCCGCGAAGATGGGCACCTTCCCGCAGTACGGGCACCCGCACGCGCTCGCGCGTTACGCCGAGATCGCCGACGCGCTCGGGCTCGGCGGCAGTAACGACTCCGAAAAGCTCGAGAACCTCATCGCCGCTGTCAACGCCCTCAAAGCGAGAGTCGGGATCAAGCCGACCATCAGGGATTACGGCATTGACGAAAAGGACTTCCTCGACCGGCTCGACGAGATGACCGAGCAGGCGTTCGACGACCAGTGCACCGGCGCCAACCCCCGCTATCCGCTCATGAGCGAGATAAAGCAGATGTACCTCAACGCCTATTACGGCAGGCACTTCACCGAAAAAGAAACCCCCGGCGCGAAGAAGCCCGCGCGCCGCGCCAAAGCGTAA
- a CDS encoding phosphotransferase: protein MNLNEIIAVRKNKTVYRDGDRCLKVFDSDFSKADILNEALNQARVEETGLNIPKVLEVTVIDGKWAIVSQFIEGKTLAQLMDEHPDKEDEYLALFVDLQLKMHAQTCPLLNKLQDKMNRKISETDLSATVRYELHTRLEAMPKHKKLCHGDFRPSNIIITPEGEPYILDWSHATQGNASADAARTYLLFCLKGQDALAEKYMRLFCDKSDTARQYVQKWLPIVAASQSVKGNADEREFLHRWADVVDYE, encoded by the coding sequence ATGAACCTTAACGAGATCATCGCAGTCAGAAAAAACAAGACGGTCTACCGCGACGGCGACCGCTGCTTAAAGGTCTTCGACAGCGACTTTTCCAAAGCCGACATCCTCAACGAGGCGCTCAACCAGGCGCGCGTCGAGGAGACCGGACTGAATATACCGAAGGTGCTCGAGGTTACGGTCATCGACGGCAAATGGGCGATCGTTTCGCAGTTCATCGAGGGCAAAACGCTCGCGCAGCTTATGGACGAACACCCTGATAAGGAGGACGAATACCTCGCGCTTTTCGTCGACCTCCAGCTCAAAATGCACGCGCAGACCTGCCCGCTGCTCAATAAGCTGCAAGACAAGATGAACCGCAAGATAAGCGAGACCGACCTTTCCGCGACGGTGCGCTACGAGCTTCACACGCGCCTTGAGGCGATGCCGAAGCACAAGAAGCTCTGTCACGGCGACTTCCGCCCCTCCAATATCATCATCACGCCGGAGGGCGAGCCGTATATCCTCGACTGGTCGCACGCCACGCAGGGCAACGCCTCCGCCGACGCGGCGCGGACGTACCTGCTCTTCTGCCTGAAAGGGCAGGATGCGCTCGCGGAGAAGTATATGCGCCTTTTCTGCGATAAGAGCGACACCGCAAGGCAGTACGTTCAGAAATGGCTGCCCATCGTCGCCGCTTCGCAGAGCGTCAAGGGCAACGCCGACGAACGCGAATTCCTCCACCGCTGGGCCGACGTCGTCGACTACGAATAA
- a CDS encoding mechanosensitive ion channel, with protein MEKKSKSKLIRLIIALVVLGAIVGIGYATKVFSFDFSGVEISGKVIVKLLVMIFGVIVVESLLAFILSIPNPKSHRARSVLSVISSLLKYVAAIVIICWGLSIIGVNVSTIVASVGILALVVGFSAESLIADVVTGAFMIFENQYNVGDIVEIDGFRGTVTNIGIRTTCITDPGDNVKIVNNSAIKTILNRSDRLSRSVSDIAIPYGTDLEKLEVAIPALMEEIYNNHTDMMKLPPKYLGVQQLADSSVVLRFVVNVDEKDLYAGARVLNHDLLLGFRKLGVECPFPQVDVHSY; from the coding sequence ATGGAAAAGAAAAGCAAATCCAAGCTCATCAGACTTATAATCGCGCTCGTCGTGCTCGGCGCGATCGTCGGCATCGGCTACGCGACAAAGGTCTTCAGCTTCGACTTCAGCGGCGTTGAAATCAGCGGCAAGGTCATAGTCAAGCTGCTCGTTATGATCTTCGGCGTCATCGTTGTCGAATCGCTGCTCGCGTTCATCCTCTCGATCCCGAATCCGAAGAGCCACCGCGCGCGTTCCGTGCTCTCCGTTATCTCCAGCCTGCTGAAATACGTGGCGGCGATAGTCATTATCTGCTGGGGCCTCTCCATTATCGGAGTCAACGTCTCCACGATAGTCGCCAGCGTCGGCATTTTGGCATTGGTCGTCGGCTTCAGCGCCGAGAGCCTGATCGCGGACGTCGTCACCGGCGCGTTCATGATCTTCGAGAATCAGTATAACGTCGGCGATATCGTCGAGATCGACGGCTTCCGCGGCACCGTTACGAACATCGGCATCCGCACCACCTGCATCACCGATCCCGGCGACAACGTCAAGATAGTCAACAACTCCGCGATAAAGACGATCCTCAACCGTTCCGACAGACTCTCCCGCAGCGTCAGCGACATCGCGATCCCCTACGGCACCGACCTCGAGAAGCTCGAGGTCGCCATCCCCGCCCTTATGGAAGAGATCTATAACAACCACACCGATATGATGAAGCTGCCCCCGAAATACCTCGGCGTCCAGCAGCTCGCGGACAGCTCCGTCGTGCTCCGCTTCGTCGTCAACGTCGACGAAAAGGACCTTTACGCCGGAGCCCGCGTGCTCAACCACGATCTGCTTCTCGGCTTCCGCAAGCTCGGCGTCGAGTGCCCGTTCCCGCAGGTCGACGTTCACTCTTATTGA